From one Gemella morbillorum genomic stretch:
- the cysE gene encoding serine O-acetyltransferase, producing MKFFDNLRYNINRVLREDPAAESKLMIYLTYPHIKALNYHYFAHKLYKKKHHTLARILAKRARRITGIEIHPGAQIGKGLFIDHGMGVVIGETAIVGDNVTMYHGTTLGGTTLDPIKRHPTIGNNVIIGAGAKILGNVTVGDNSKIGANAVLKKSVPPGTLVYEARPTIKYEE from the coding sequence ATGAAGTTTTTTGATAATTTACGCTATAACATTAACCGAGTGCTTAGAGAAGATCCTGCTGCTGAGTCTAAACTTATGATATATTTAACATATCCACATATAAAGGCATTGAACTATCACTATTTTGCACATAAGCTATATAAGAAAAAGCATCATACCTTGGCAAGAATACTTGCTAAACGCGCTAGACGAATAACAGGTATAGAAATTCATCCAGGGGCCCAAATAGGTAAAGGTCTATTTATAGATCACGGTATGGGAGTTGTAATTGGTGAAACTGCAATTGTAGGGGATAATGTTACTATGTACCATGGAACAACTTTAGGAGGGACGACATTAGATCCGATAAAAAGACATCCAACTATAGGAAATAATGTTATTATCGGTGCAGGTGCCAAAATTTTAGGTAATGTCACAGTAGGGGATAATTCTAAAATAGGAGCAAATGCGGTTTTAAAAAAGAGTGTACCACCTGGTACGCTAGTTTATGAGGCTCGTCCTACAATAAAATATGAAGAATAA
- a CDS encoding rhodanese-like domain-containing protein — protein sequence MKQSKLLAVTMAAVLSLTLAGCSSSKPAENNSNAPTVKAMSGEDLNKIEKDDKEKEKHLVIDVRAENEYKEGHVKHAINIPLADIEKNIDRISAWKEKSVIVYCNTGKKSKEAAEKLVKAGFKDVSDAKGVKEYKDYELVKFTTLLADQFQAAIDKKEGTFIDVREAKDFEKGHVAGAKNIDVKNLDKDLAALLPADKNAPVYTYCYSGNRSTKAAQKAVELGYTNVYNAWDGAKEHEYKF from the coding sequence ATGAAACAAAGTAAATTGTTGGCTGTAACTATGGCAGCTGTTTTATCATTAACATTAGCGGGGTGCTCATCATCTAAACCTGCAGAAAATAATAGCAATGCTCCAACAGTAAAAGCCATGTCAGGAGAAGATTTAAACAAAATTGAAAAAGATGATAAAGAAAAAGAAAAACACCTTGTAATTGACGTTCGTGCAGAAAACGAATATAAAGAAGGGCACGTTAAACACGCTATCAACATTCCATTAGCTGATATCGAAAAAAATATCGACAGAATCAGTGCTTGGAAAGAAAAATCAGTAATCGTATACTGTAATACTGGTAAGAAAAGTAAAGAAGCTGCTGAAAAATTAGTAAAAGCAGGATTCAAAGATGTAAGTGACGCTAAAGGAGTTAAAGAATATAAAGACTACGAATTAGTTAAATTTACTACATTACTTGCAGACCAATTCCAAGCAGCTATTGATAAAAAAGAAGGTACATTTATCGATGTTCGTGAAGCAAAAGATTTTGAAAAAGGACATGTAGCAGGAGCTAAAAATATTGATGTTAAGAATCTAGATAAAGATCTTGCAGCATTATTACCAGCTGATAAAAACGCACCAGTTTACACTTACTGCTACAGTGGTAACCGTTCAACTAAAGCTGCTCAAAAAGCTGTAGAATTAGGCTACACAAATGTTTATAATGCTTGGGATGGAGCAAAAGAACACGAATATAAATTCTAA
- a CDS encoding metal-sulfur cluster assembly factor: protein METLKDRVIEALENVIDPELGIDIMNLGLVYDVKMSDDNKHAIVDMTLTSMGCPLAPVIIEQVETAMLGVDEIEKVDVNIVWEPAWTKDRMSRYAKIALGVIDYE, encoded by the coding sequence ATGGAAACTTTAAAAGATAGAGTTATAGAGGCTTTAGAAAATGTAATTGATCCAGAATTAGGGATTGATATTATGAATTTAGGATTAGTCTATGATGTTAAGATGAGTGACGATAATAAGCATGCTATTGTAGATATGACATTAACATCAATGGGATGTCCTTTAGCACCGGTTATAATCGAACAAGTAGAAACTGCTATGCTAGGTGTTGATGAGATAGAAAAAGTTGATGTCAATATAGTTTGGGAGCCAGCGTGGACAAAAGATAGAATGTCACGTTATGCTAAAATAGCCCTAGGAGTAATTGATTACGAATAA
- a CDS encoding HAD family hydrolase has product MVKKIKNLIFDLDNTLYDFSTVWKKSNKLVFEYLGYDKITSYDEFFIAYKRINNELMKEIHRGNLKLINLRNERLIKTMEIYGLHLTLEDCGIYYKKQFDFIIDCIEPNEELNEKLKKLSKKYKLILLTNGKSYEQRLKLKKLGLDELFSLYISEETKVSKPKPLALTNILDNENLIADETMMVGDSIFYDIKPAQKLGLKTCLIEKKWHFDDKIVHYEGCKVKNINEFLEQLEML; this is encoded by the coding sequence ATGGTGAAAAAAATAAAAAATTTAATTTTCGATTTAGATAATACATTGTATGACTTTAGTACGGTATGGAAAAAATCTAATAAATTAGTTTTTGAGTATCTTGGGTATGATAAGATAACGTCTTATGATGAATTCTTTATAGCTTATAAAAGAATAAATAACGAATTGATGAAAGAAATTCATAGAGGAAATCTTAAGTTGATAAATCTTCGCAATGAAAGATTAATTAAGACTATGGAAATATACGGATTGCATTTAACGTTGGAAGATTGCGGTATTTATTATAAAAAGCAGTTTGATTTTATAATAGATTGTATAGAACCGAATGAAGAATTAAATGAGAAGTTAAAAAAATTAAGCAAAAAGTATAAATTAATCCTTTTGACCAATGGAAAGAGCTATGAGCAAAGATTGAAGCTAAAAAAACTTGGTTTAGATGAATTATTTAGCCTGTATATTTCTGAAGAGACGAAAGTAAGTAAACCTAAACCGCTGGCGTTAACGAATATTTTGGATAATGAGAATTTAATTGCAGATGAAACAATGATGGTAGGCGATTCAATTTTCTACGATATAAAACCAGCTCAAAAATTAGGATTAAAAACTTGTTTAATAGAGAAAAAATGGCATTTTGATGACAAAATTGTTCATTATGAAGGATGTAAAGTAAAAAATATTAATGAATTTCTTGAACAATTAGAGATGTTATAA
- a CDS encoding RluA family pseudouridine synthase: MTNLVLTYTIEKEQCLREFLLENNISRKTLTRIKFDNDGSIKVNDKEENVRYILKNGDKVTITLPSEKFSEHVRFIEGNLDIIHEDEYFLVVNKPANLPSIPSRNEEDASLLEIVNTYFHDNNYVTIPHIVTRLDKNTTGLVLIAKHRHIHALFGKTDINKFYLALAKGRVADQVIEANIKREADSIITRCVAEDGDYAKTQVWLEKYDEKKDISLVKLKLFTGRTHQIRVHMSHLDHPLLGDELYGGNKDLIERQALHCYNLQFKHPITQNEISLEVPLAEDIRIITDSIGIY; the protein is encoded by the coding sequence ATGACTAATTTAGTATTAACTTATACAATAGAAAAAGAACAATGTTTACGCGAGTTTTTGTTAGAAAATAACATCTCGCGTAAAACTTTAACAAGGATAAAATTTGATAATGATGGCAGTATTAAGGTAAATGACAAAGAAGAAAATGTCCGCTATATTTTGAAAAATGGTGACAAAGTAACAATAACATTGCCAAGCGAAAAATTTAGTGAACATGTTCGTTTTATAGAAGGGAATCTGGATATTATTCATGAAGACGAGTATTTTCTTGTAGTCAATAAACCTGCTAATCTACCTTCTATTCCTTCAAGAAATGAAGAAGATGCTTCGCTTTTAGAAATAGTTAATACTTATTTTCATGATAATAACTATGTCACTATTCCACATATAGTCACTCGCCTTGACAAAAATACTACAGGATTAGTTTTAATTGCAAAACATCGTCATATTCATGCGCTATTTGGAAAAACAGACATAAATAAATTTTATCTTGCACTCGCAAAAGGAAGAGTTGCTGACCAAGTTATAGAAGCCAATATAAAAAGAGAAGCGGATAGTATTATAACCAGATGTGTTGCAGAAGATGGAGATTATGCCAAAACACAAGTTTGGTTAGAAAAATATGACGAAAAAAAAGATATTAGTTTGGTGAAATTAAAATTATTTACGGGACGTACTCATCAAATACGAGTGCATATGAGCCATTTAGACCATCCACTTTTAGGAGATGAACTGTATGGAGGTAACAAAGACCTTATAGAGAGACAAGCATTACATTGTTATAATCTACAGTTTAAACACCCGATTACACAAAATGAAATTTCTTTAGAAGTCCCTTTAGCAGAGGATATTAGAATTATTACAGATAGCATAGGAATATATTAA
- the cysK gene encoding cysteine synthase A: protein MMLSSLKFVGNTPIYKIDNTNIFVKLEKYNLGGSVKDRAVLGMLEEAKRQGKVNSDTIIVEPTSGNTGIAVAILASVLGLKAVIIMPESMSIERRTLIKAYGAQLILTPKELGIKGSIDKAAEIREKYDNAISLSQFDNPANPAYHYATTAKEILEQVPDLDIFVAGVGTGGTFSGVAKYLKENKPEVLAIALEPEESPAISKGHGGVHKIQGIGTGFVPENFNKELMDEIYTVSSDEAISETKNFVRTTGIGVGISSGAAIAGAKKVAAKYPDKKIVTILPDGVDKYLSMLEFDEVTYVEV, encoded by the coding sequence ATTATGTTATCATCATTAAAATTTGTAGGGAATACACCTATATATAAAATAGACAACACAAATATTTTTGTGAAGCTTGAAAAATATAACTTAGGGGGAAGCGTTAAAGATCGTGCTGTTCTTGGTATGCTGGAAGAAGCAAAACGTCAAGGAAAAGTAAATAGCGATACTATTATCGTAGAACCAACTAGTGGAAACACTGGGATTGCTGTTGCTATTTTAGCATCGGTATTAGGATTAAAGGCTGTTATTATTATGCCTGAAAGTATGAGTATAGAGCGTCGTACGTTAATTAAAGCATACGGAGCACAATTAATTTTAACACCAAAAGAATTAGGAATTAAAGGATCAATCGATAAAGCAGCAGAAATCCGTGAAAAATATGATAATGCTATTTCTTTAAGCCAATTTGATAATCCTGCAAATCCAGCATATCACTATGCAACTACAGCGAAAGAAATTTTAGAGCAAGTTCCAGATTTAGATATCTTTGTAGCAGGAGTAGGAACTGGCGGAACATTTTCTGGTGTTGCTAAATATTTAAAAGAAAATAAACCTGAAGTTTTAGCAATTGCACTTGAACCAGAAGAATCGCCAGCCATTAGTAAAGGGCATGGAGGAGTTCACAAAATCCAAGGTATTGGAACAGGATTTGTACCAGAGAACTTTAATAAAGAACTTATGGATGAAATCTATACAGTATCAAGTGATGAAGCAATAAGCGAAACTAAAAACTTCGTGAGAACAACTGGTATTGGAGTTGGAATTTCCTCAGGAGCGGCTATTGCTGGTGCAAAAAAAGTAGCGGCTAAGTATCCCGATAAAAAAATTGTAACAATCTTACCTGACGGAGTAGATAAATATTTATCTATGTTAGAGTTTGATGAAGTTACATATGTAGAAGTGTAA
- the tyrS gene encoding tyrosine--tRNA ligase, whose translation MSNLLEELKYRDLVYQQTDEEGIKKLLETESVSIYCGTDPTGDSLHVGHLLPFLTLKRFAKYGHKPVVLVGGGTGIIGDPSGRSEERQLQSLETIAENAKKLENQLRNIFRGDENIEFVNNGDWLGKMSMIEFLRDYGKLINVNYMLAKDSVSSRLENGLSFTEFSYTLLQGIDYAYLNEHHGVKMQLGGSDQWGNITTGLEIMRKLRGDVEAYGFTIPLMLKSDGTKFGKSTGGAVWLDPEKTTPYEFYQFWFNTADNDTISAIKKFTFLEKEEIEKLEESLAKEPHLRLAQKALAEELVKIVHGEAALESALNITKALFSGNIKELTLDELKVAVKGMPKAQLPKEDINIVDFLVESGVVTSKRQAREDVNNGAISINGDKVTDLAFTVDSSSHLEDSFTVVRRGKKNYKLVEYK comes from the coding sequence ATGAGTAACTTGTTAGAAGAACTAAAATATAGAGATTTAGTATATCAACAAACTGATGAAGAAGGAATAAAAAAATTATTAGAAACGGAAAGTGTATCTATTTATTGTGGAACAGACCCTACTGGAGATTCTCTACATGTTGGGCATTTATTACCATTTTTAACATTAAAAAGATTTGCGAAATATGGACATAAGCCAGTAGTTTTAGTTGGAGGGGGAACTGGAATTATTGGAGACCCTTCAGGACGTAGTGAAGAACGCCAATTACAAAGTTTAGAAACTATTGCAGAAAATGCTAAAAAATTAGAAAATCAACTGCGTAATATTTTTAGAGGAGATGAAAATATCGAGTTTGTAAATAATGGTGATTGGTTAGGAAAAATGTCTATGATTGAGTTTTTACGAGATTATGGAAAACTAATCAATGTTAATTATATGTTGGCAAAAGACTCTGTATCAAGTCGTTTAGAAAATGGATTGTCATTTACAGAATTTAGTTATACCTTATTACAAGGTATTGACTATGCTTATCTTAATGAACATCATGGGGTAAAAATGCAACTTGGTGGATCGGATCAATGGGGGAACATTACTACAGGGCTAGAAATTATGCGTAAACTCCGCGGTGATGTAGAAGCGTATGGATTTACTATTCCGCTAATGCTAAAATCAGATGGAACAAAATTTGGGAAATCAACAGGTGGAGCGGTATGGTTAGATCCAGAAAAAACAACGCCTTATGAGTTTTACCAATTCTGGTTCAATACTGCTGATAATGACACAATCTCAGCAATTAAAAAATTCACATTCTTAGAAAAAGAAGAAATTGAAAAATTGGAAGAAAGCTTGGCAAAAGAGCCACACTTACGTCTTGCTCAAAAAGCTCTAGCAGAAGAGTTAGTAAAAATTGTACATGGTGAAGCGGCTTTAGAGAGTGCCTTAAATATCACTAAAGCATTATTCTCAGGAAATATTAAAGAACTAACTCTTGATGAATTAAAAGTAGCTGTAAAAGGTATGCCAAAAGCTCAATTACCAAAAGAGGATATCAATATAGTAGATTTCCTAGTTGAAAGTGGTGTAGTTACTTCTAAACGCCAAGCGCGTGAAGACGTAAATAACGGAGCAATTTCTATAAATGGGGACAAAGTTACTGATTTAGCTTTCACTGTAGATAGTAGTTCGCATCTTGAAGATAGTTTTACAGTTGTGAGACGTGGTAAGAAAAATTACAAGTTGGTAGAGTATAAATAA
- a CDS encoding DUF402 domain-containing protein: protein MYRDGKPQKGDVVKIIAYKHDGSIHRIWHKNIVLEADEQVLILANNRTLVTESDGRTWVTKEIALVYFHSESWFNIICMFREDGVHYYSNLSSPFAYDVDGVKYIDYDLDIKKYPDGKYFLLDEDEYNQNKVRYNYGEKIDKILKYNVNKLQEWIDNNQGALAPDFADVWLENYEKITKEDKNVKR, encoded by the coding sequence ATGTATAGAGATGGAAAGCCCCAAAAGGGGGATGTAGTAAAAATAATTGCTTATAAACATGACGGTTCTATACATAGAATTTGGCATAAAAACATTGTTCTTGAAGCGGATGAACAAGTTTTAATTTTGGCAAATAATAGAACATTAGTTACAGAAAGCGATGGGCGAACTTGGGTAACAAAAGAGATTGCTCTAGTTTATTTCCATAGCGAAAGTTGGTTTAATATAATTTGCATGTTTAGGGAAGATGGCGTACATTATTATTCAAATTTAAGTAGCCCATTTGCTTATGACGTAGATGGTGTGAAATATATTGACTATGACCTTGATATAAAAAAATATCCAGATGGTAAATACTTCTTATTAGATGAAGATGAGTATAATCAGAATAAAGTTCGTTATAATTATGGGGAGAAGATTGATAAAATATTGAAATATAATGTTAACAAACTGCAAGAATGGATAGATAACAATCAAGGAGCGTTAGCACCGGACTTTGCAGATGTTTGGTTAGAAAATTATGAAAAAATAACAAAAGAGGATAAAAATGTTAAAAGGTAA
- a CDS encoding NAD kinase produces the protein MLKGKFCIELRDDEVSVKIGNKLKEFLLASNMKEDTENPDYVFAIGGDGTVLRTFNKHIDNLDKIKFLSIHTGHLGFYTDYSAQNFEKLFFDMLALEPKIEQYPVLRLKAYCEDGKLVGEYYSLNEITVNNHTGTTYAAKVYINGVHFESFRGDGLCISTPTGSTAYNKSLGGAVIHPQSAVYQVTEIAALNNLVYRTLGNSLILSEDDELTIKPINADNHRISVDHLHFNYETISKLQITLAKDRKISFIRYNDDSFWQRVKRSFISND, from the coding sequence ATGTTAAAAGGTAAATTTTGCATAGAATTAAGGGATGATGAAGTTTCGGTAAAAATTGGAAATAAGTTAAAAGAATTTCTTCTTGCTAGTAATATGAAAGAAGATACTGAAAATCCCGATTATGTTTTTGCAATTGGTGGAGATGGAACAGTACTGCGTACTTTTAATAAACATATAGATAACTTAGATAAAATAAAGTTTCTATCCATACATACGGGACATTTAGGATTTTACACAGACTATTCAGCTCAGAATTTTGAAAAATTATTTTTTGATATGTTGGCACTAGAGCCGAAAATAGAGCAATACCCTGTATTAAGATTAAAAGCATATTGTGAAGATGGAAAACTAGTAGGAGAATATTATTCTCTAAATGAAATTACCGTAAATAATCACACAGGGACGACTTATGCGGCCAAAGTTTATATAAATGGTGTACATTTTGAAAGTTTTAGAGGAGATGGTTTATGCATAAGTACTCCAACAGGGTCTACAGCTTACAACAAAAGTCTTGGTGGGGCTGTAATTCATCCACAATCAGCTGTATACCAAGTTACAGAGATCGCAGCATTAAATAATCTGGTTTACAGAACATTAGGGAATTCTCTAATTTTATCAGAAGATGATGAATTAACTATAAAACCTATAAACGCTGATAATCATCGTATAAGTGTTGACCATTTACACTTTAATTATGAAACAATATCAAAACTACAAATTACTTTAGCAAAGGATAGAAAGATTTCGTTTATTCGTTACAACGATGATAGCTTTTGGCAACGAGTAAAAAGATCGTTTATTAGCAATGACTAA
- a CDS encoding C39 family peptidase yields the protein MKIIKLLLNTILIVSFLCGCSKNIDKKEDAPTKTEENKKEDNKVNRQENNPNDKNNINNNEVIKKTQDGEKSPNNETSQVKETPKETNRKVRLNVTPQVQKVWYYCAPTSVSMILSYRGVYVDQFTLAKEMGTYEPFGTHNKDAIRVLNKYMFGYEFPVTGQAGYRLEVVVGGTQSAQEISLFKQRLKKNIKDGYPMYLTMDVSKIYPGLKGEHNVTAIGYIETEDGSDIKYVYYLDPAPKVQDSVYGGLKIETPEKLLNSMLTCEEPNYAW from the coding sequence ATGAAAATTATAAAATTGTTGTTAAACACGATATTAATTGTTAGTTTTTTATGTGGTTGTAGTAAAAATATAGATAAAAAAGAGGATGCCCCAACTAAGACGGAGGAGAATAAAAAAGAAGATAATAAAGTAAACCGTCAAGAAAATAATCCTAATGATAAAAATAATATTAATAATAATGAGGTTATAAAAAAGACTCAAGATGGAGAAAAATCCCCAAATAATGAAACGTCTCAAGTAAAAGAAACACCAAAAGAAACTAATAGAAAAGTTAGACTTAATGTAACACCACAAGTACAAAAAGTTTGGTATTATTGTGCTCCTACTAGTGTTAGCATGATTTTATCATATCGCGGAGTATATGTAGATCAATTCACATTAGCTAAAGAAATGGGGACTTATGAACCATTTGGAACACATAATAAAGATGCTATAAGGGTATTAAATAAATATATGTTTGGATATGAATTCCCAGTTACGGGACAAGCAGGTTATCGTTTAGAAGTGGTAGTCGGTGGTACGCAAAGTGCACAAGAAATTTCATTATTTAAGCAGAGATTAAAGAAAAACATAAAGGATGGGTATCCTATGTATTTAACAATGGATGTTTCTAAAATATATCCAGGTTTAAAAGGAGAACATAATGTTACAGCAATCGGCTATATAGAAACAGAAGATGGCTCTGATATAAAGTATGTTTATTACTTAGATCCAGCTCCTAAAGTACAAGATAGTGTATATGGTGGGCTAAAAATAGAAACACCAGAGAAATTATTGAATTCAATGCTAACATGTGAAGAACCTAACTATGCATGGTAA
- a CDS encoding transglycosylase domain-containing protein, giving the protein MEKKKIRTSFLRIFLLILAIFISFGAGIALGFVGGLVKDQPVLDQKEMKEQINNISKNSEVYFGTGEKLGTLNSELIRKTVNYEDLGENVKNATIASEDSDFYSNNGVEIFGLIRAVYSEVTGAHTSGGSTITQQLVKNQLLDNSRSYERKAKEILLALRVDNHFSKKEILENYLNVASFGKNSLGQNISGIETAAQGVFGIRAKDLNIAQAAYLVGFVQSPYRYTPFDNAGNIRPDEELQAGIERQKYVLSRMKANNFINSSQYKEALDFDIKGSFTKQKVEEYTEYPYIRDEVTASVAEILAEQTAVKNNRLQQFRNNATYRAELIEKSKTKFITGGYKVKTTLDKKLYDKLQETKKQFESYPASYQNGSTYPLEIGASVIENDTGKVLAFIGGINYKKQQLNHATRTKRSPGSSIKPLLVYGPAIDKGYITPNSTILDKRFNYYGWTPENFTRTEYGYISARKALAQSLNLSTIRLYSAFVNEDPVKEYLEKMEFKGMTETDHTSLAASIGGMSYGVSVMENTSGFSTFANMGEHKKAYIIEEIRNNDNEIIYQANHTPIRVYNDSTSYLILNMLNDVINASYGTSADIAKQLNFSSKNLFVKTGTSEYYKDLWVVGGTKNITVGVWNGYDKPATVPSYDYAHRSWAAIMNAIYSYDSKLVSPDVAFTRPNSVIDFSINPYNNAKGSVSDMIPNGFVELTKEKTLAKLGFSIDKDLTFGEPKSIMEKNNKDKDDKDKDKDKNEESHSHSSHDDSDD; this is encoded by the coding sequence ATGGAAAAAAAGAAGATTAGAACTTCATTTCTTAGGATTTTTTTATTAATACTTGCTATTTTCATTAGCTTTGGAGCTGGGATAGCTCTTGGTTTTGTCGGTGGATTAGTCAAAGATCAGCCCGTTTTAGATCAAAAAGAAATGAAAGAACAGATCAATAACATTAGTAAAAATAGTGAAGTTTATTTCGGTACTGGTGAAAAATTAGGTACCCTTAACTCTGAGCTTATTAGAAAAACTGTAAATTATGAAGACTTAGGTGAAAATGTTAAAAATGCGACTATTGCTAGTGAGGACTCTGATTTTTACTCTAACAATGGTGTAGAAATATTCGGATTAATCCGCGCTGTTTATAGCGAAGTTACCGGAGCTCATACTAGTGGTGGTAGTACGATAACTCAGCAGCTCGTTAAGAACCAATTATTAGATAATTCTCGTTCTTATGAAAGAAAAGCAAAGGAAATTTTATTAGCCCTAAGGGTTGATAATCACTTTTCTAAAAAAGAGATTCTTGAAAACTATTTAAATGTTGCTTCTTTTGGGAAGAATAGTTTAGGGCAAAATATTAGTGGAATAGAAACTGCTGCACAAGGCGTTTTCGGTATCCGTGCCAAAGATTTAAACATCGCTCAAGCAGCTTATCTTGTTGGTTTTGTTCAATCACCATATAGATATACTCCTTTTGATAATGCAGGTAATATTAGGCCAGATGAAGAACTACAAGCTGGTATAGAGCGTCAAAAATATGTTTTATCGCGAATGAAAGCAAATAACTTTATCAATTCTTCTCAATACAAAGAGGCTCTTGACTTTGACATTAAAGGATCTTTTACTAAACAAAAAGTTGAAGAATATACTGAATACCCTTATATTCGTGACGAAGTAACAGCATCTGTTGCAGAAATCTTAGCTGAACAAACAGCAGTTAAAAATAATAGACTCCAACAATTTAGAAATAACGCTACTTATCGAGCAGAATTAATCGAAAAAAGTAAAACAAAATTTATTACAGGTGGTTATAAAGTAAAAACAACTTTAGATAAGAAGCTTTATGATAAGCTTCAAGAAACAAAAAAACAATTTGAAAGTTATCCAGCATCTTACCAAAACGGATCAACTTATCCATTAGAAATTGGAGCTTCAGTTATAGAAAATGATACTGGTAAAGTCTTAGCTTTTATCGGTGGAATAAATTATAAAAAACAACAGCTAAATCATGCTACTCGTACTAAACGTTCTCCAGGTTCTTCAATCAAACCACTATTGGTTTATGGACCTGCTATTGATAAAGGATATATTACTCCAAATTCAACTATCCTAGATAAACGATTTAATTATTACGGTTGGACACCAGAAAACTTTACAAGAACTGAATATGGTTATATTTCTGCAAGAAAAGCACTTGCTCAATCACTTAACTTATCGACAATTAGATTATATTCAGCTTTTGTAAATGAAGATCCTGTAAAAGAGTATCTTGAAAAAATGGAATTCAAAGGTATGACAGAAACAGATCATACATCTCTTGCTGCTTCTATCGGTGGGATGAGTTATGGAGTTTCTGTAATGGAAAATACTAGTGGTTTCTCTACATTTGCTAATATGGGAGAACACAAAAAAGCCTATATCATAGAAGAAATTCGCAACAATGATAATGAAATAATCTATCAAGCTAATCACACACCTATTAGAGTTTATAATGATTCTACAAGTTACTTAATTTTAAATATGCTTAATGATGTAATTAATGCAAGTTACGGAACTTCTGCTGATATAGCTAAACAACTTAACTTCAGCAGTAAAAACTTATTTGTAAAAACAGGAACTTCTGAATATTATAAAGATCTTTGGGTTGTTGGTGGTACAAAAAATATTACCGTCGGTGTTTGGAATGGTTACGATAAACCTGCTACTGTACCAAGTTATGACTATGCTCATAGGTCTTGGGCTGCAATAATGAATGCTATTTATAGCTATGATAGTAAGCTTGTTTCACCAGATGTAGCCTTCACTAGACCAAATTCTGTAATAGATTTCTCTATAAATCCTTACAATAACGCAAAAGGTTCTGTATCCGATATGATTCCTAATGGTTTTGTGGAATTAACTAAGGAAAAAACTCTTGCGAAACTTGGATTTAGCATTGATAAAGATTTAACCTTTGGAGAGCCAAAATCTATTATGGAAAAAAATAACAAAGACAAAGATGATAAAGATAAAGATAAAGATAAGAATGAAGAGTCTCATAGTCATTCATCTCATGACGACTCTGATGACTAA
- the rpiA gene encoding ribose-5-phosphate isomerase RpiA, with protein MNLKEVVGKEAVNYVKDGMIVGLGTGSTVFYFVHALAEKVKEGLNIEMVSTSIQTVELAKSLGLVIKELEEIDHIDLAVDGVDEIDKNFNAIKGGGAALFREKIVADIAEKIIWIFDESKDVEKLGNFNLPVEILPFGYSHTIRKMEKLGLNPVLRLKDGKTLVTDNHNYIVDLHLGYGFDIDEVKNKLADIVGVVEHGLFLNMCDLCISGTPNGAIVIENSNKK; from the coding sequence ATGAATTTAAAAGAAGTTGTTGGTAAAGAGGCAGTTAACTATGTTAAAGATGGTATGATAGTAGGTCTTGGGACAGGTTCTACTGTGTTTTACTTTGTTCATGCGCTAGCTGAAAAAGTAAAAGAAGGTTTGAATATAGAGATGGTATCAACATCGATTCAAACAGTGGAACTAGCAAAAAGCTTAGGTCTTGTTATTAAGGAACTAGAAGAAATAGATCATATCGATCTTGCTGTCGACGGTGTAGATGAGATTGATAAAAACTTCAACGCGATAAAAGGCGGTGGAGCAGCACTATTTAGAGAGAAAATAGTTGCGGATATTGCCGAAAAAATAATCTGGATTTTTGATGAAAGTAAAGATGTAGAAAAATTGGGGAACTTTAATCTACCTGTAGAAATTTTACCATTTGGATATAGCCATACTATTAGAAAAATGGAAAAATTAGGACTAAATCCAGTATTGCGCCTAAAAGATGGGAAAACTTTAGTAACTGATAACCATAATTATATTGTAGACTTACATCTAGGTTATGGTTTCGATATAGATGAAGTGAAGAACAAGTTGGCTGATATTGTTGGTGTAGTTGAACATGGATTATTCTTAAATATGTGCGATTTATGTATTTCAGGAACTCCAAATGGAGCGATAGTAATAGAAAATTCAAATAAAAAATAA